A window from Microcoleus sp. AS-A8 encodes these proteins:
- a CDS encoding serine/threonine-protein kinase, whose product MSQDILPTNPEKPLGGRYQIINKLGAGGFGRTFLAEDLHLPGHPQCVVKQLKPQTSQPETLAMARRLFDTEAEVLYQLGNHDQIPRLLAHFEDNEEFYLAQEFIEGEPLTKEFAKGQPWTESQVIELLQDILQVLAFVHEQQVIHRDIKPPNLIRRQGDGKIVLIDFGAVKQVSTQVVNPETGETNLTISIGTKGYMPNEQLAGTPRFSSDVYAAGMLGIQALTGVHPKSMAEDPQTGEMVWREHAPHVSPELAGILDKMVCYDFRDRYPAAADALAALQSLLGSRQESVLMTPPSGLREALPIQELQPRPNQLALAEEPTELETNQEETYIWLPTEFPVHSSEGSNEPTVSLSQRQPSADASPTRVPPKTTLKLIPRQWVQLWPWLAVLTAVGVTFVVTKTVLSPQFAGRAVNRSGVLADQRSTPTPTQSATPKPPPRKLTAEELQKQGERLKTAGQYQEALKFYDQAIALKPKFAEAYGGRCYCLNKLEKFSEAMVACNDALDLKPKYPEAMWGKGNGYQQQRRLTKALALYEQAIINKPKFAEAWVSRGMVLQSLGRSYEALWAVDRAIDLERNSADAWTTKGKALWELGRWDEAIVALDKALQLQPNHPHALKLRQQARKEMER is encoded by the coding sequence ATGAGCCAAGATATTCTACCAACAAATCCGGAGAAACCCCTGGGTGGACGCTACCAAATTATTAACAAACTAGGAGCAGGGGGGTTTGGTCGAACCTTTCTGGCAGAAGATTTACACCTTCCGGGTCATCCCCAATGTGTGGTCAAACAGCTCAAGCCCCAGACGAGTCAACCTGAAACACTGGCTATGGCGAGACGCCTGTTTGACACGGAAGCAGAAGTTCTCTATCAACTCGGTAATCATGACCAGATTCCTCGTCTACTAGCACACTTTGAGGACAATGAAGAGTTTTATCTGGCTCAGGAATTCATTGAAGGAGAGCCGTTAACCAAAGAGTTCGCTAAGGGTCAGCCGTGGACAGAATCTCAGGTCATTGAGCTGTTGCAAGATATTCTACAGGTGTTGGCGTTCGTCCATGAGCAACAGGTGATCCACCGCGACATTAAGCCCCCCAATTTGATTCGTCGCCAGGGTGATGGCAAAATTGTGCTGATTGATTTTGGTGCCGTGAAGCAAGTCAGCACTCAGGTTGTCAATCCCGAAACAGGGGAGACAAATTTAACCATTTCCATCGGCACGAAGGGTTACATGCCCAACGAGCAATTGGCGGGAACTCCTCGCTTTAGCAGCGATGTCTACGCCGCCGGTATGCTGGGCATTCAGGCATTAACTGGGGTTCACCCTAAATCCATGGCCGAAGACCCCCAAACAGGCGAAATGGTTTGGCGGGAACATGCCCCCCATGTCAGCCCAGAACTGGCTGGTATTTTGGACAAGATGGTGTGCTATGATTTCCGCGATCGCTACCCAGCCGCCGCTGATGCCTTGGCAGCACTCCAGAGTCTACTCGGTTCGCGTCAAGAGTCTGTGCTGATGACTCCGCCGTCTGGCCTAAGAGAAGCGCTACCCATTCAGGAACTACAACCTCGTCCTAATCAGCTAGCCTTGGCGGAGGAACCGACGGAATTGGAGACAAATCAAGAGGAAACTTACATTTGGCTGCCAACAGAATTCCCGGTTCATTCTTCAGAGGGTAGTAACGAGCCAACGGTATCTCTGTCTCAACGACAACCGTCCGCTGATGCTTCGCCAACCAGAGTGCCACCAAAGACTACACTCAAGTTAATCCCAAGGCAGTGGGTTCAACTCTGGCCTTGGCTGGCTGTCTTAACTGCTGTAGGTGTAACCTTCGTGGTCACCAAAACTGTACTTTCGCCCCAGTTTGCGGGTCGAGCCGTCAATCGTAGCGGTGTGCTGGCTGATCAACGTTCAACTCCGACGCCAACCCAATCGGCAACGCCCAAACCTCCACCGCGCAAGCTGACGGCTGAAGAACTCCAAAAGCAGGGAGAACGCTTGAAAACAGCCGGACAATACCAGGAAGCGCTAAAATTTTACGACCAAGCGATCGCACTTAAGCCTAAGTTTGCTGAAGCTTATGGTGGGCGCTGTTATTGTCTGAATAAGCTGGAAAAGTTTTCCGAAGCCATGGTGGCGTGCAATGATGCTCTTGACCTGAAGCCGAAATACCCAGAAGCGATGTGGGGTAAAGGCAATGGCTACCAGCAGCAAAGACGCCTAACCAAAGCCCTAGCACTCTATGAGCAAGCCATTATCAATAAACCCAAATTTGCTGAAGCCTGGGTGAGTCGGGGTATGGTACTCCAATCACTCGGTCGCTCCTATGAAGCGCTTTGGGCCGTGGATAGAGCGATTGATTTGGAGCGCAATTCTGCTGATGCTTGGACGACTAAAGGTAAAGCGCTCTGGGAACTCGGACGTTGGGACGAAGCGATTGTTGCTCTAGACAAGGCACTCCAACTTCAACCGAACCATCCACACGCCCTTAAACTGCGCCAACAGGCACGCAAAGAGATGGAGCGCTAG
- a CDS encoding DUF2839 domain-containing protein has translation MGEAKRRKATLGEKYGQEANIFTWLPITKSQGEQFVKWTTKGAWVGIAFLVVYWLTIRLIGPTLGWWQVN, from the coding sequence ATGGGTGAAGCTAAACGGCGTAAAGCCACACTTGGAGAAAAGTACGGTCAAGAAGCGAATATCTTTACCTGGCTGCCAATTACCAAAAGCCAGGGTGAACAATTTGTCAAATGGACGACGAAGGGAGCTTGGGTGGGAATCGCCTTTCTGGTGGTCTACTGGCTGACTATTCGGTTGATTGGACCGACTTTGGGTTGGTGGCAAGTCAATTAG
- a CDS encoding filamentous hemagglutinin N-terminal domain-containing protein, which produces MKRATVGMSGLITKVLDAIAPKVGRLTASALPFEIASSFLAASLILYVPQQALGQISAEPGSNTSVNLNGNTFDITGGQVSGAGTEQNLFHSFQQFGLNQNQISNFLANPNIRNILGRVVSGEPSLINGLIQVTVQGGSGTPNLYLMNPAGIIFGANASLNVPASFTATTATSIGFDNNWFNASGVNNYAALVGTPNQFAFSTSQPGAIVNAANLDNPNGDLMLLGGTVASTNQLNAKPTNGFDSPPVGGQITVAAIPGTSFVRISQNGQLLSLEVQPLTAASTMPANWTLPIQSLPELLTGGSGGNATGLTVNSQGQVELTGSNVLVGNGDVVVNKIGRDSFMHGGSVTMSAPGKIITGDIRTTAGSVDLSATGNITTGNIHTGGLSYAGYSSVKLTSTNGNIVVKTIDAGANGIDIRAAGLFQAIGSVDNGGFIDGYITSPNANPSLSSFLDSKGIQVNPNQLVRIKFADALPISIIGRPAGGSNNAPITIRYGDASRTLIDQTFPIGSGTSRILVQGGNAGFYSGPKISGRVVPGNDEFVLRDGTSYVPITPNNYNRDIVKNEIYEPLVFSSQAFPADGSGTVGAIVVGAGSNGSFYGGTQNIAFDPVPVTPNPTNPTVPNNPTTPTNPVIVTDPVIDPITPINPVIATDQTTPNNPVIATNSSTSDTSNSTTTQTDNPPTELETKMQSDTSTTSSSVVSYTDNILDVSLESFASPCHGTELRANSEGKLEIIGSCLPRREKKEDKKVSEVNLFEGSFMGVLFPEVQLTPLQSLEKNYEKLPAIESHRF; this is translated from the coding sequence ATGAAACGAGCAACAGTCGGTATGAGTGGGTTGATCACAAAGGTTCTAGATGCGATCGCCCCAAAAGTTGGTAGGCTTACAGCAAGTGCGCTCCCCTTCGAGATAGCGAGTTCCTTCTTAGCTGCTTCGCTCATACTTTACGTCCCACAGCAAGCCTTAGGGCAAATTAGTGCAGAACCCGGTTCTAACACCTCCGTTAACCTGAACGGCAATACCTTTGATATCACTGGCGGACAAGTATCGGGTGCTGGAACTGAGCAGAATCTCTTTCATAGCTTCCAGCAGTTTGGCTTGAATCAAAACCAGATTTCCAATTTTCTAGCGAACCCGAATATTCGTAATATCTTAGGTCGGGTTGTGAGTGGCGAACCCTCCTTGATTAACGGCCTGATTCAAGTTACGGTGCAGGGAGGAAGCGGGACTCCGAATCTTTACCTAATGAATCCCGCCGGAATTATTTTTGGCGCAAATGCCAGCTTGAATGTGCCTGCTAGCTTCACTGCCACCACCGCTACAAGTATTGGTTTTGACAATAACTGGTTTAATGCCAGTGGTGTTAATAATTATGCAGCATTAGTGGGCACCCCCAACCAGTTTGCTTTCTCAACTTCACAGCCAGGAGCAATTGTCAATGCAGCTAACCTGGATAACCCGAACGGAGACTTAATGTTGTTGGGCGGCACTGTTGCCAGTACTAATCAACTCAATGCTAAACCGACGAACGGATTCGATTCACCACCGGTAGGGGGTCAAATTACGGTTGCGGCAATACCAGGTACAAGTTTTGTGCGTATTAGCCAAAACGGGCAGCTACTCAGTCTGGAAGTCCAACCCCTAACAGCAGCGAGTACGATGCCAGCTAACTGGACGTTACCGATTCAGTCTCTACCAGAATTACTCACAGGTGGTAGTGGGGGAAATGCTACCGGACTGACGGTGAATAGCCAGGGACAGGTAGAACTGACAGGCTCTAATGTACTGGTGGGAAACGGTGATGTAGTGGTTAACAAGATTGGTAGAGATTCCTTTATGCATGGGGGTTCCGTAACGATGTCTGCCCCAGGCAAGATTATCACAGGAGATATTAGAACTACGGCAGGTTCTGTAGACTTGTCTGCTACGGGCAACATCACAACAGGAAATATTCACACCGGGGGACTCAGTTATGCGGGCTATAGCTCTGTAAAATTGACTTCTACAAACGGCAATATAGTCGTTAAAACAATTGATGCAGGAGCGAATGGAATTGATATTAGAGCCGCTGGTCTTTTTCAGGCTATAGGTTCTGTTGACAACGGTGGCTTTATTGATGGATACATCACATCTCCTAATGCCAATCCCAGTTTAAGCTCATTCCTGGATAGTAAGGGGATTCAAGTTAATCCTAACCAATTAGTAAGGATAAAATTCGCGGACGCTCTTCCTATCAGTATTATTGGCAGACCTGCTGGTGGTAGTAATAATGCCCCCATCACGATTCGATATGGTGATGCATCAAGAACTCTCATCGATCAGACCTTTCCTATTGGCAGTGGGACGAGTCGCATCCTGGTTCAAGGTGGAAATGCTGGTTTTTATAGTGGGCCAAAAATTAGCGGTAGGGTTGTCCCTGGCAATGATGAATTTGTCTTAAGGGATGGTACTTCTTATGTACCGATTACTCCTAATAATTATAACCGTGACATTGTTAAAAATGAAATCTATGAACCTTTAGTATTTTCTTCACAAGCTTTTCCTGCTGATGGTAGCGGTACTGTTGGTGCAATTGTTGTAGGCGCTGGCAGCAATGGTAGTTTTTATGGAGGGACTCAAAATATAGCTTTTGATCCAGTTCCAGTTACTCCTAATCCTACCAATCCTACGGTTCCAAACAATCCGACAACTCCCACCAATCCGGTTATTGTCACCGACCCTGTAATTGACCCGATAACTCCAATCAATCCGGTTATTGCTACTGACCAGACAACCCCAAACAATCCAGTTATTGCGACTAATTCTTCAACCTCTGATACATCAAACAGCACAACAACTCAAACGGATAACCCCCCTACAGAATTAGAGACGAAGATGCAATCTGATACCTCTACTACCTCTTCATCTGTAGTTAGCTATACGGATAATATTCTTGATGTGAGCTTAGAGAGTTTTGCGTCTCCCTGTCATGGAACCGAGTTGAGAGCAAATAGCGAGGGCAAGTTAGAAATTATAGGCTCTTGTCTGCCAAGGAGAGAGAAGAAAGAGGATAAAAAGGTGTCGGAAGTAAATTTATTTGAAGGGAGTTTCATGGGCGTTTTATTCCCTGAAGTTCAACTGACGCCCCTACAATCTTTGGAAAAGAATTATGAAAAATTGCCAGCTATCGAAAGTCATAGGTTTTAA
- a CDS encoding IMS domain-containing protein — MRIPLDYYRILGLPIQATAEQLSQAYRDRALQLPRREYSDAAINSRKQLLDEAYAVLCDLEQRSAYDASFLTKTYEQEPGQSVTLGFTGSGEGIEAPIDPHTPSIEIKHEQFLGALLILQELGEYELVLKLGNPILGTRDSISLDKGRLGDPQLVRPDIILTIALACLELGREQWQQGQYENAASSLETGQELLLREGLFPSLRGEIKSDLYKLRPYRILELLALPEETVVERRNGLRLLQEMLQERGGIDGTGDDQSGLSVDDFLRFIQQLRTYLSAAEQQTLFETEARRPSAVATYLAVYALLARGFAQRKPSLIARAKQLLMRLGRRQDVHLEQSVCALLLGQTEEASRALELSQEYEPLAFIREHSQGAPDLLPGLCLYGERWLQQSVFPHFRDLAEQKASLKEYFADEQVQRYLETLPESPEESNSEWSVVPPQNSAYTSTRASKSVSEPQVLRRSEIGSVSESSRSLSREAQASGNSGLRYSVNEPTVVASQWTGGREAASATTSRTATLGTATEHSSKPGLSTLPDAQPLSSRSRSAVGEQLSVVGEPTITEIPREPSGKPPRRQRQKGLAEPQTTRSRQADAGAGVPSSAGESFKRLPPGRLQTSSDKSKSSSKVRRLVLMTIASVVGAGILIWLLIATLSWLQKTLQGFSAPDLKGPQPMIELSKPPIPIPEPGNQGRAPSGPLTQETALQVIETWLSTKKLAFGSDYQIEQLDQILAEPALSRWRQRVQTDKQNNSSWQYTHNVVVNSVETSEANPEQARVDAAVKEAAQFYQGGQPNPDKSYNDNLRVRYDMVRRDGRWLIQDMSVVN; from the coding sequence GTGCGAATTCCGCTCGATTACTACCGAATTTTAGGATTGCCGATTCAGGCTACTGCTGAACAGCTAAGCCAAGCCTATCGCGATCGCGCCTTGCAATTGCCGCGCCGAGAGTATTCGGACGCGGCGATCAACTCTCGCAAACAACTCCTGGACGAAGCCTACGCGGTACTCTGCGATCTCGAACAGCGCTCAGCTTATGATGCGAGCTTTCTGACCAAAACTTACGAACAAGAACCCGGTCAATCTGTAACACTGGGCTTTACGGGCAGCGGCGAAGGCATAGAAGCCCCAATCGACCCCCATACTCCCAGTATTGAAATCAAGCATGAGCAATTCCTTGGAGCCTTGCTGATTCTGCAAGAACTTGGGGAATACGAACTCGTGCTGAAATTAGGGAACCCAATTCTTGGAACCCGCGACAGCATTAGTTTGGATAAGGGTCGTTTGGGAGACCCCCAACTCGTTCGACCGGACATTATTTTAACGATCGCATTGGCCTGTCTGGAACTCGGTCGCGAACAATGGCAGCAGGGCCAGTATGAAAATGCCGCCTCTTCCTTAGAAACGGGTCAAGAATTACTCTTGCGGGAGGGCTTGTTCCCTTCATTACGTGGGGAAATCAAATCAGATCTCTACAAACTGCGTCCCTACCGCATCCTAGAACTATTAGCCTTACCGGAAGAAACTGTTGTAGAACGGCGTAATGGCTTACGGCTGCTCCAAGAAATGCTACAGGAGCGGGGGGGCATTGATGGCACGGGTGACGACCAATCCGGATTAAGTGTTGATGATTTTCTCCGCTTTATCCAACAGTTGCGAACCTATCTCAGTGCCGCTGAACAACAAACCTTATTTGAAACCGAAGCACGACGTCCCTCCGCTGTTGCAACCTATCTGGCTGTTTATGCCCTACTGGCACGAGGGTTTGCCCAAAGAAAACCTTCTTTAATCGCCCGTGCTAAACAGTTGCTGATGCGTTTGGGGAGACGGCAGGATGTTCATCTCGAACAATCGGTGTGCGCCCTGCTGTTGGGTCAAACCGAAGAAGCGAGTCGGGCTTTAGAACTTAGCCAAGAGTACGAACCGCTGGCTTTTATTCGGGAACATTCCCAGGGTGCCCCAGACTTGTTGCCGGGACTGTGCCTGTATGGGGAGCGTTGGCTGCAACAATCAGTATTTCCTCACTTTCGAGACTTGGCTGAGCAAAAAGCATCTTTGAAGGAATACTTTGCCGATGAACAGGTACAACGGTATCTAGAAACTCTGCCAGAGTCACCTGAGGAAAGCAACAGCGAGTGGAGTGTGGTTCCACCTCAGAATTCAGCCTATACCTCAACCAGAGCTTCCAAGAGTGTTAGTGAGCCACAGGTGCTTCGTCGGTCAGAGATCGGCTCTGTATCAGAATCGAGTCGGAGTTTATCGCGTGAGGCGCAAGCTTCTGGAAACTCAGGCTTACGCTACTCAGTTAATGAACCCACGGTTGTAGCTTCCCAGTGGACGGGTGGACGAGAAGCGGCCTCTGCTACAACCAGCCGCACGGCAACGTTGGGTACGGCGACGGAACACTCATCTAAACCAGGCTTGTCAACCCTGCCTGACGCCCAACCGCTTTCCTCCCGTTCGCGTAGCGCTGTCGGAGAGCAACTCTCAGTGGTGGGAGAGCCTACCATTACAGAAATACCTCGTGAGCCTTCTGGAAAGCCGCCGCGCCGACAACGCCAAAAAGGCTTAGCTGAACCCCAAACAACTCGTTCTCGTCAAGCCGATGCTGGGGCAGGAGTACCATCGTCGGCTGGAGAAAGCTTCAAGCGTCTACCCCCCGGTCGTCTTCAAACTTCATCGGACAAGTCCAAGTCTTCCTCAAAAGTCAGACGCCTCGTTTTAATGACCATAGCGAGTGTTGTAGGAGCAGGAATTCTAATTTGGCTGTTGATTGCCACCCTGAGTTGGCTACAAAAAACTCTACAAGGTTTTTCTGCGCCCGACTTAAAAGGACCACAGCCAATGATAGAGCTATCAAAACCTCCCATTCCTATTCCTGAACCAGGCAATCAAGGGAGGGCTCCATCGGGCCCTCTGACTCAGGAGACAGCTCTACAAGTGATTGAAACATGGCTGTCCACAAAGAAACTGGCTTTCGGCTCAGACTATCAAATCGAGCAATTAGATCAAATTCTCGCGGAGCCAGCTCTGTCGCGCTGGCGGCAACGAGTTCAAACAGATAAACAAAATAATTCGTCCTGGCAGTACACGCATAATGTGGTAGTCAACTCGGTTGAGACCAGTGAGGCTAACCCTGAGCAGGCGAGGGTAGATGCGGCTGTGAAGGAAGCGGCTCAGTTCTATCAAGGGGGTCAGCCCAATCCAGATAAGTCCTACAATGATAATCTGCGAGTTCGGTACGACATGGTGCGAAGAGACGGTCGGTGGCTGATTCAAGATATGAGTGTTGTGAACTAG
- a CDS encoding ATP-dependent DNA helicase, which produces MIEVEVHSSLRAFLREQGQPSWPHHLTMARLVARALRRSRSALIQTGSTHGSYRLSYLAPALLWPGPVVLVAPVSVQQWLLRVEIPRLQQWMGTDKPIHTGDAFPDERFKGLLITSPAAWLADRLEGLQRFPPGIPTLIDGADDLEGWVREQLRACIQPADWDELMLACPKQADFIRDMRVRLTKSIFVHPPNPYECCLLEAAEQDTLRLLFQALQSTVDDNQYSYLPKAWKHFWQGWQRSGQLLWATIARGSGQFSLYCGPVEVATALGSVWSQQPVVLIAEALDLDTSASVYRQQMGLGELTCLKFSPDRQRELIHLYLPDGLPMPNTPRFQDALIQQVRTLLSFNSQSQGLAVLLVGDVPLKAQLGAILAAEWGTRVQVEKTSLDDQGILVTGWEFWRTHQSALPLPQLLVIATLPIPSLENPLVAGQVAYYKQRRLDWFRLYLLPAALRELQHAIAPVRNSQGVVALLDNRVNHRSYGSQVLSALSPFARINYLDASWFKSNTPMAPERWL; this is translated from the coding sequence GTGATTGAAGTAGAAGTCCATTCCTCTCTACGTGCCTTTCTGCGCGAGCAGGGTCAACCCAGTTGGCCTCATCATTTGACAATGGCACGGCTAGTCGCACGAGCTTTGCGGCGATCGCGTTCTGCCTTGATTCAGACAGGCAGCACTCATGGCTCGTATCGTCTGAGTTATCTGGCACCTGCCTTACTCTGGCCAGGGCCCGTCGTTCTCGTGGCACCTGTATCCGTACAGCAGTGGTTGCTACGGGTGGAAATTCCTCGACTGCAACAGTGGATGGGGACAGATAAGCCAATTCACACAGGAGATGCTTTTCCGGATGAACGGTTCAAGGGGCTATTAATTACCTCCCCAGCGGCTTGGCTGGCAGACCGACTGGAAGGTCTCCAGCGGTTTCCTCCCGGTATCCCAACCCTGATTGATGGTGCCGATGACTTGGAAGGATGGGTTCGTGAGCAGCTTCGAGCCTGCATCCAGCCTGCGGATTGGGACGAACTAATGCTAGCCTGCCCCAAACAGGCTGACTTCATCCGGGACATGCGTGTGCGATTGACCAAATCCATCTTTGTACACCCGCCTAATCCTTACGAGTGCTGTCTGCTGGAGGCAGCCGAGCAAGATACCTTGCGGCTACTGTTTCAAGCACTACAGTCGACTGTCGATGACAATCAATATTCTTATCTGCCAAAAGCCTGGAAACACTTTTGGCAGGGCTGGCAACGCTCAGGCCAGTTATTGTGGGCTACGATTGCGCGAGGCTCCGGTCAATTTTCGTTGTACTGTGGGCCTGTAGAGGTGGCGACAGCACTCGGTTCAGTTTGGTCGCAACAGCCCGTGGTACTCATTGCAGAAGCGCTGGATTTAGACACTTCAGCGTCTGTCTACCGTCAGCAGATGGGCTTAGGAGAATTGACGTGCTTGAAGTTTTCTCCCGACCGACAACGCGAACTGATTCATCTGTATCTGCCAGATGGGCTACCGATGCCGAATACGCCGCGATTTCAAGACGCCCTGATTCAACAGGTTCGCACTCTACTCAGCTTCAATTCCCAGAGTCAGGGTTTAGCTGTTCTCTTGGTGGGCGATGTACCGCTTAAAGCGCAACTAGGAGCTATTTTGGCGGCTGAATGGGGAACACGCGTGCAGGTGGAAAAGACCTCTCTCGATGACCAAGGCATCCTCGTCACCGGCTGGGAATTCTGGCGCACTCATCAATCGGCTCTACCGCTTCCTCAACTGCTGGTCATTGCTACCTTACCCATCCCTTCGCTGGAAAATCCTCTGGTTGCCGGTCAAGTGGCTTACTATAAGCAGCGGCGATTAGATTGGTTTCGTTTATATCTGTTGCCTGCCGCTTTGAGGGAATTACAACATGCGATCGCGCCCGTGCGAAACTCTCAAGGCGTCGTGGCTCTCCTCGACAACCGCGTGAACCACCGCAGTTACGGCTCTCAAGTTCTATCCGCCCTCAGCCCCTTTGCCCGGATTAACTATCTAGACGCCAGTTGGTTTAAATCAAACACCCCGATGGCACCCGAACGCTGGCTTTAA
- the pdhA gene encoding pyruvate dehydrogenase (acetyl-transferring) E1 component subunit alpha, with product MVQERTLPEFNAEQANITREEGLLLYEDMVLGRLFEDKCAEMYYRGKMFGFVHLYNGQEAVSTGVIRAMRQGEDYVCSTYRDHVHALSAGVPAREVMAELFGKETGCSKGRGGSMHMFSAQHHLLGGYAFVAEGIPVATGAAFTTKYRREALGDASADRVSACFFGDGACNNGQFFECLNMAALWKLPILYVVENNKWAIGMAHERATSEPEIYKKASAFGMAGVEVDGMDVLAVRAVAQEAIARARAGEGPTLIEALTYRFRGHSLADPDELRSKEEKEFWFPKDPIKKLAAYLTEHNLADGEELSGIDHRIQELINEAVQFAETSPEPDPSELYRYIFAGDS from the coding sequence ATGGTTCAGGAACGAACTTTACCCGAATTCAACGCTGAGCAGGCCAATATTACCCGAGAAGAAGGTTTGCTCCTGTACGAAGATATGGTACTTGGTCGCTTGTTCGAGGACAAGTGTGCTGAGATGTACTACCGGGGCAAGATGTTTGGCTTTGTCCACCTCTATAACGGTCAAGAAGCAGTATCCACTGGCGTGATCCGGGCGATGCGCCAAGGTGAAGATTATGTCTGTAGCACCTATCGCGACCACGTCCATGCCTTAAGTGCGGGGGTTCCGGCACGGGAGGTGATGGCGGAGTTGTTTGGTAAGGAAACGGGTTGTAGTAAGGGGCGTGGTGGCTCGATGCACATGTTCTCGGCTCAACATCATCTGCTGGGGGGCTATGCCTTTGTGGCGGAGGGGATTCCTGTGGCGACGGGGGCGGCTTTCACCACCAAGTACCGGCGAGAAGCGTTGGGAGATGCTAGTGCTGATCGCGTATCCGCTTGCTTTTTTGGCGATGGTGCCTGCAATAATGGTCAGTTCTTTGAGTGTTTGAACATGGCAGCCCTGTGGAAACTGCCGATTCTCTATGTGGTGGAAAACAACAAGTGGGCCATTGGCATGGCTCACGAACGAGCCACTTCCGAGCCAGAGATTTACAAAAAAGCCAGTGCATTTGGTATGGCTGGGGTTGAAGTGGATGGCATGGATGTCTTGGCGGTGCGGGCGGTGGCTCAAGAGGCGATCGCTCGTGCTCGTGCTGGAGAAGGCCCCACTTTAATTGAAGCGCTCACCTACCGCTTCCGAGGTCACTCTCTGGCTGATCCCGATGAACTTCGCTCCAAAGAAGAGAAGGAATTCTGGTTCCCCAAAGACCCGATTAAAAAGCTAGCGGCTTACCTCACAGAACACAATCTAGCCGACGGGGAAGAACTTTCGGGCATTGATCATCGCATTCAGGAATTGATTAATGAGGCGGTTCAATTTGCCGAAACTAGCCCAGAACCCGATCCGAGCGAATTGTACCGCTACATTTTTGCGGGGGATAGCTGA
- a CDS encoding DUF1815 family protein, translated as MFIRLAEQHRQFVQDLVMNLQALATVLENRGYLASCYTCGSQMNSASFMVSLGDNHLIRFLVSDYGITWTEMRDDRELMKLEGAEAISQLQDLANLVKYQIRPSGSVAPVPHLV; from the coding sequence GTGTTCATACGACTTGCAGAGCAACACCGTCAATTCGTTCAAGATTTGGTGATGAATCTCCAAGCCTTGGCGACTGTACTAGAAAACCGAGGCTATCTCGCTTCCTGCTATACCTGCGGAAGCCAAATGAACAGCGCATCGTTTATGGTCAGTCTGGGAGATAACCACCTGATCCGTTTTTTAGTGTCAGATTACGGTATTACGTGGACGGAAATGCGGGATGACCGAGAGCTGATGAAGCTTGAAGGGGCTGAAGCCATCAGTCAATTACAGGATCTGGCTAATTTGGTCAAATACCAAATTCGGCCTTCTGGATCTGTTGCCCCGGTGCCTCATTTAGTCTAA